One part of the Thermococcus litoralis DSM 5473 genome encodes these proteins:
- a CDS encoding CGP-CTERM-anchored Cys-rich protein has product MKKGLALILLLSFVPLANACYNPMDSLAVEVRLNRPGISYDLSPLLNAENIIIDNGTIIYRSHYDERVGVILREINSSLWIRIQIPAKSFESAYAYASFESPLLISNESFERIKALGWEVKNYTFRKGSLYVQISPRKGNECKSDSDCSIGGCSGEVCTTRELAREIVTPCVYKEWYSCLRLTSCGCYNGLCTWKPTLEFEKCLKEHGVDPSKVIKLPLAEVYIAVYGKEKPGEEDVVELKALFEELGISCVLDNLQFKAEITNSPEGVIDPYSFNFSKALEIELKWLRENGIIEISDEDISAIVNVAERGKAGQNSHIGWYKKNGIYTWIPYDESDKPLLVKCASPPFNISIPKGEIVLKSSSTPSQSRAQGEVCGPALILGLLLVPLLFRK; this is encoded by the coding sequence ATGAAGAAAGGGCTTGCCCTTATCCTTTTGCTGAGCTTTGTTCCATTGGCTAATGCGTGTTACAACCCAATGGATTCCTTGGCTGTGGAGGTTCGCCTTAACAGGCCCGGGATTTCATACGATCTAAGCCCTCTACTAAATGCGGAAAACATAATAATCGACAACGGAACCATAATCTACCGCTCCCACTACGACGAGAGAGTTGGAGTTATCTTGAGGGAGATTAACTCTTCCCTATGGATTAGGATTCAGATACCTGCGAAGAGCTTTGAATCCGCTTATGCTTACGCTTCATTTGAATCTCCCTTGCTGATTTCCAACGAAAGCTTTGAGCGGATTAAGGCTCTGGGCTGGGAAGTTAAGAACTACACCTTTAGAAAAGGGTCTCTCTACGTCCAGATAAGCCCAAGAAAAGGCAACGAGTGCAAGAGCGACTCGGACTGTTCTATAGGTGGATGTTCCGGAGAGGTCTGCACGACGAGAGAGCTCGCGAGGGAAATAGTTACGCCGTGCGTATATAAGGAGTGGTATAGTTGCTTGAGGCTCACAAGTTGTGGCTGTTACAATGGCCTCTGCACTTGGAAGCCCACTCTCGAATTTGAAAAGTGCTTGAAAGAGCACGGCGTTGATCCCTCAAAGGTCATTAAGCTTCCCCTAGCCGAGGTCTATATAGCAGTTTACGGAAAAGAAAAGCCGGGTGAAGAAGACGTTGTCGAGCTAAAGGCGCTTTTTGAAGAGCTCGGCATCTCATGTGTCCTTGACAACCTCCAGTTTAAAGCAGAGATCACTAACTCCCCAGAGGGAGTCATTGATCCCTATTCCTTCAACTTTAGCAAAGCCCTTGAGATTGAGCTCAAGTGGCTGAGGGAGAACGGAATAATAGAGATAAGCGATGAAGACATCTCGGCAATTGTAAATGTTGCGGAGAGAGGAAAAGCTGGCCAAAACTCCCATATAGGCTGGTACAAGAAAAATGGAATCTATACTTGGATCCCCTATGATGAGAGCGATAAGCCTCTTTTAGTTAAGTGTGCTTCACCACCATTTAACATCAGCATTCCAAAAGGAGAAATTGTGCTGAAGTCATCGAGCACTCCTTCCCAGAGTCGCGCTCAAGGCGAAGTTTGCGGTCCGGCACTCATTTTGGGACTTTTGCTTGTGCCTTTGCTCTTCAGAAAGTGA